The Deltaproteobacteria bacterium genome contains a region encoding:
- a CDS encoding M13 family metallopeptidase produces MKLFFNSIVLLLSLLSFKFSLSETLKKTPSSDIPEKREFPLNQSVSPCEDFHKYVCSEAESSFKLRPDRSSHTFAFNDSYERILEKKKYFFKNISSEKKLNPRGNQLQSYYLACMNKSAATTEEKKVVSQVISELSKINTLDDLLKYDQENIQHGRHSMIHFDSSANADNPDKYDIYIASSFMNLPDHSYYEKPELITAYKSLITDFFKTLFPKLSPDVIQNRIEKMFQFEKAFVQIYPKAAERRQRWSEKRQKPQTDFLKEFPNLKMEKIFGLTPKDLNVRVNIPEALTFLNQNLNENQLSTLKDIYLYKTLSPIMDDAYPQYFKKKFDFNHMYLGGAEKRPERTERCTMNIMNAFEKEIDEILMERIFPRFPKEKVVEVSEKIRNSILLGIEKNKWLSEEAKTTAKAKIKTCRLQIIAPTTDREWNFNPIQNYSPTEPIQNSRKLNEALFKKTLKEIAEPVNKDAWGMGPLTVNAYFSPTENKFVMPLGILQFPFFDKDGLVIENLGAVGAVMGHELGHGIDDEGSKFDETGRLRQWMPMKDLAEFQKRGERMVEQFNKIGHNGKLTLGENVADLVGLSFAYHAAFPEGKGTKEEKQKFFIAYSRTWCHVIRPGTAERLLKTDPHSLGWARINEQVKHQPGFQEAFSCQPGQPMTLSDSERIIIW; encoded by the coding sequence ATGAAATTATTTTTTAATTCAATCGTTCTGTTGTTAAGTCTTTTAAGTTTTAAGTTCTCTTTATCCGAGACTTTGAAAAAAACCCCTTCCAGCGATATCCCAGAGAAAAGAGAGTTTCCCTTAAATCAAAGTGTCTCTCCTTGTGAAGACTTTCATAAATATGTTTGTTCAGAGGCCGAGTCTTCTTTTAAATTAAGACCTGATCGCAGCTCACATACCTTTGCCTTTAATGACTCCTACGAACGAATCCTTGAAAAGAAGAAATATTTTTTTAAAAATATTTCTTCAGAAAAAAAATTAAATCCAAGGGGAAACCAACTGCAAAGTTACTACCTTGCTTGCATGAACAAATCTGCGGCCACGACAGAAGAAAAAAAAGTAGTTTCACAAGTTATTTCAGAGCTCTCCAAAATTAATACCCTCGATGACTTGCTTAAATATGACCAAGAAAATATTCAACATGGCAGACATTCCATGATCCACTTTGATAGTTCTGCAAATGCTGACAATCCTGACAAGTACGATATCTATATCGCTAGCAGCTTTATGAATTTGCCCGACCACTCTTATTATGAGAAGCCTGAATTGATAACGGCTTACAAAAGTCTCATCACTGATTTCTTTAAAACTCTTTTCCCCAAATTAAGTCCTGATGTCATTCAAAATAGGATTGAAAAGATGTTCCAGTTTGAAAAAGCTTTTGTCCAAATATACCCCAAAGCCGCGGAACGAAGACAACGCTGGAGTGAAAAAAGACAAAAACCACAAACTGATTTTTTAAAAGAATTTCCTAATTTGAAAATGGAGAAAATTTTTGGTCTTACCCCTAAAGATCTCAATGTCCGAGTCAACATTCCTGAGGCGCTAACCTTCTTAAACCAAAATCTAAACGAAAATCAACTTTCTACATTAAAGGACATTTATCTATATAAAACTTTATCTCCAATCATGGACGATGCTTACCCTCAGTATTTTAAAAAGAAATTTGATTTTAATCATATGTACTTAGGTGGAGCTGAAAAACGACCTGAAAGGACTGAGCGTTGCACGATGAATATTATGAATGCTTTTGAAAAGGAAATCGACGAGATCTTAATGGAAAGAATATTTCCTCGTTTCCCAAAGGAAAAAGTCGTAGAAGTTTCAGAGAAAATAAGAAATTCAATTCTCCTCGGTATCGAAAAAAACAAATGGCTTTCAGAGGAGGCGAAAACCACCGCTAAGGCAAAGATAAAGACCTGTCGACTCCAAATTATTGCCCCCACAACGGATCGCGAGTGGAATTTTAATCCCATCCAAAACTATTCTCCTACCGAGCCTATTCAAAATTCAAGAAAACTCAATGAAGCCTTATTTAAGAAAACCCTTAAAGAAATTGCTGAACCTGTAAATAAGGATGCTTGGGGAATGGGCCCTTTAACCGTGAATGCTTATTTTTCTCCTACGGAAAATAAATTTGTTATGCCCCTAGGAATATTACAATTTCCTTTCTTTGACAAAGATGGATTAGTCATTGAGAACCTAGGCGCCGTGGGGGCCGTCATGGGACACGAACTGGGCCATGGCATTGATGATGAAGGATCTAAATTTGATGAAACTGGCCGTTTAAGACAATGGATGCCAATGAAAGATTTGGCTGAATTTCAAAAGCGTGGGGAAAGAATGGTCGAGCAGTTTAATAAAATTGGTCATAATGGGAAATTAACGCTTGGAGAAAATGTGGCTGATCTTGTCGGTTTAAGTTTCGCTTATCATGCGGCCTTCCCTGAAGGAAAGGGAACTAAAGAGGAAAAGCAAAAATTCTTTATCGCCTACTCTCGAACCTGGTGCCATGTGATTAGACCTGGGACGGCAGAAAGACTGCTTAAAACTGATCCTCATTCTTTAGGTTGGGCTCGTATCAATGAACAAGTGAAACACCAACCAGGTTTTCAAGAAGCCTTTTCTTGCCAGCCTGGCCAACCGATGACTTTATCAGACTCAGAAAGAATCATTATTTGGTAA
- the lgt gene encoding prolipoprotein diacylglyceryl transferase, with the protein MKRVRIRVLNRRNYSVESLKYYVHDISPFALHFTGNIGIRWYGLSYMIGFICSYFLIKWICEKQKLGLAPEMVSDFITYCAIGTMVGGRLGYCLFYSPDLFIKFKSELPFWGVLAVNEGGMASHGGMIGIVVACLVFAAKKGISTLYLLDLVCLCGPIGFFFGRIANFINGELIGRPIQSAVAWAVKFPTDMLSWSMSDTARFQGLGEAYAKLGGSKDQWLLWVDQMKYDLKAKESITDFIHKVIQQIQVGDKELASKIEPLLIPRHPSQLYAALIEGLLVFVLLFLFWRKPRKLGTVGALFGILYSLGRMFDEFYRLPDAHIGYQLFDLTRGQWLSIGFAFIALTLGGIWQRTGTITSPGWGKVESIKLGRK; encoded by the coding sequence ATGAAACGAGTCAGGATACGAGTTCTTAATAGGAGAAATTATTCAGTGGAAAGTTTAAAATATTACGTTCATGATATCAGTCCTTTTGCTCTTCATTTTACCGGAAATATAGGAATCAGATGGTATGGCTTGAGCTATATGATTGGTTTTATTTGTTCTTACTTTTTAATCAAATGGATTTGTGAAAAACAAAAATTAGGATTGGCTCCAGAAATGGTAAGTGATTTTATTACTTATTGTGCTATTGGTACCATGGTGGGTGGCCGTTTGGGTTATTGTTTGTTTTATTCCCCAGATTTATTTATTAAATTTAAATCGGAATTGCCCTTTTGGGGAGTGCTTGCTGTGAATGAAGGGGGTATGGCTTCCCATGGGGGAATGATTGGAATTGTTGTCGCTTGTTTAGTTTTTGCAGCCAAAAAAGGCATCAGTACTTTGTATCTCTTAGATTTGGTTTGTTTGTGCGGTCCCATTGGATTTTTCTTTGGAAGAATTGCAAATTTTATTAATGGGGAGCTTATCGGAAGGCCCATTCAATCCGCCGTTGCCTGGGCGGTTAAGTTTCCGACGGATATGTTAAGTTGGTCCATGAGTGATACGGCAAGATTTCAGGGGCTTGGAGAGGCCTACGCCAAGCTGGGCGGAAGCAAAGACCAATGGCTTTTATGGGTAGATCAAATGAAATATGATCTGAAAGCTAAAGAATCAATTACTGATTTTATTCATAAAGTGATTCAGCAAATTCAAGTAGGAGATAAAGAGTTAGCCTCAAAAATAGAGCCTTTACTGATCCCGCGGCACCCTTCGCAACTTTATGCCGCTTTGATTGAAGGTCTTCTGGTGTTTGTTCTTTTGTTTTTGTTTTGGCGAAAACCTAGAAAGTTAGGAACAGTAGGAGCTTTATTTGGAATACTTTATTCCCTGGGGCGAATGTTTGATGAGTTTTATCGTTTGCCTGATGCTCATATTGGGTATCAGTTATTTGATCTCACTCGAGGGCAATGGTTGAGTATTGGCTTTGCCTTCATTGCGTTGACTTTGGGAGGTATCTGGCAACGCACGGGAACCATCACCAGTCCTGGTTGGGGTAAAGTTGAATCCATAAAATTAGGCCGCAAATAG
- the hutU gene encoding urocanate hydratase, whose amino-acid sequence MKSNKNENQNQRVVKSPTGTQLSCKGWIQEAAYRMIQNNLDPGVAERPEDLIVYGGIGKAARNWESFDKILMALKNLENDETLLVQSGKPIGVVKTHEEAPRVLIANSNLVPKWATWEHFHELDKKGLMMYGQMTAGSWIYIGTQGIVQGTYETFVEAGRQHFNGDLKGRVILTAGLGGMGGAQPLAGVFAGAIVLAIEVDPSRIQKRLETKYVDEVASNLDEALQRVRKYQQTKEAKSIALCGNMATVIHQLIEKNFTPDLLTDQTSAHDPLVGYIPEGLNLVEAQELRLSNQKQYLERAYQSMAKHVLGMLEMKKRGAITFDYGNNLRARALEASVKNAFDFPGFVPAFIRPLFCRGSGPFRWVALSGDPHDIKVTDEALKKLFPEKPHLHRWLEMAEKRIAFQGLPARICWLEYGERAKAGMLFNQLVKEKKVSAPLVIGRDHLDCGSVASPHRETEAMLDGSDAVSDWPLLNAMGNVACGASWVSLHHGGGVGMGYSQHAGQVIVADGTEAAAKRLERVLTFDPAMGIFRHVDAGYPEAKKIAIERNVKSLWI is encoded by the coding sequence ATGAAATCGAATAAGAATGAAAATCAAAATCAAAGGGTTGTCAAATCGCCAACGGGGACTCAGCTGAGTTGTAAAGGCTGGATTCAAGAAGCTGCCTATCGAATGATTCAGAATAATTTAGACCCTGGGGTTGCTGAACGACCGGAGGATTTAATTGTTTATGGAGGGATTGGCAAAGCCGCTCGCAATTGGGAGTCCTTTGATAAAATTCTGATGGCTTTAAAAAATTTGGAAAATGATGAAACTCTTTTGGTGCAATCAGGCAAACCTATTGGAGTTGTCAAAACCCACGAAGAAGCACCTAGGGTGCTGATAGCCAATTCTAACTTGGTTCCTAAGTGGGCGACTTGGGAACATTTTCATGAGCTCGATAAAAAAGGCTTAATGATGTATGGTCAAATGACGGCAGGAAGTTGGATTTATATCGGGACCCAGGGAATTGTTCAAGGAACCTATGAAACCTTTGTGGAGGCTGGACGACAACACTTCAATGGGGATCTTAAAGGCAGAGTGATTCTCACCGCTGGTTTGGGTGGGATGGGGGGAGCTCAGCCCTTGGCGGGAGTTTTTGCTGGAGCCATTGTCCTTGCGATTGAGGTAGATCCCTCGCGAATCCAAAAAAGATTGGAAACAAAATATGTCGATGAGGTGGCTTCGAACTTAGATGAAGCTCTACAAAGAGTTCGAAAATATCAGCAAACCAAAGAAGCCAAATCCATTGCCCTCTGCGGGAACATGGCGACGGTGATTCATCAACTGATTGAAAAAAATTTTACTCCTGATTTATTGACTGATCAGACCTCCGCCCATGATCCCTTAGTAGGCTATATTCCCGAGGGCTTAAACTTGGTAGAGGCTCAAGAGCTCAGGTTATCTAATCAGAAACAATATCTAGAAAGGGCCTATCAAAGTATGGCCAAACATGTGCTTGGAATGTTAGAAATGAAAAAACGTGGGGCTATCACTTTTGATTATGGCAATAACCTACGAGCCAGAGCTTTAGAAGCCAGTGTTAAAAATGCCTTCGATTTTCCTGGTTTTGTTCCCGCATTTATTCGTCCCCTCTTTTGCAGAGGGAGCGGCCCTTTTCGCTGGGTGGCTTTATCCGGGGATCCTCACGATATTAAAGTCACCGACGAGGCATTAAAAAAATTATTTCCTGAAAAACCACACTTGCATCGCTGGCTTGAAATGGCAGAAAAAAGAATTGCTTTTCAAGGTCTTCCTGCCCGAATTTGTTGGTTGGAATATGGAGAAAGAGCCAAAGCCGGAATGCTATTTAATCAATTAGTTAAAGAGAAAAAAGTATCGGCTCCTCTAGTGATTGGTCGTGATCATTTAGACTGTGGCAGTGTCGCTTCCCCCCATCGTGAGACGGAAGCGATGCTGGATGGAAGTGACGCGGTTTCTGATTGGCCATTGCTCAATGCGATGGGAAATGTGGCCTGTGGAGCCTCTTGGGTCAGTCTTCATCATGGTGGAGGTGTGGGGATGGGATACAGTCAACATGCGGGGCAAGTTATTGTTGCGGATGGAACAGAAGCGGCGGCTAAGAGATTGGAACGCGTTCTGACCTTTGATCCTGCTATGGGAATATTCCGCCATGTAGATGCAGGTTATCCAGAGGCCAAAAAAATCGCTATAGAAAGAAATGTCAAAAGTTTGTGGATTTAA